A single region of the Salvia miltiorrhiza cultivar Shanhuang (shh) chromosome 8, IMPLAD_Smil_shh, whole genome shotgun sequence genome encodes:
- the LOC130997397 gene encoding eukaryotic peptide chain release factor subunit 1-3-like, giving the protein MADGQENDKNIEIWKIKKLIKALEAAKGNGTSMISLIIPPGDQIARVTKMLAEEYGTASNIKSRVNRQSVLGAITSAQQRLKLYNKVPPNGLVLYTGTIMTDDGKEKKVTFDFTPFKAINASLYLCDNKFHTEPLTQLLESDEKFGFIVMDGNGTLFGTLSGNTREVLHKFSVDLPKKHGRGGQSALRFARLRMEKRHNYVRKTAELATQFYINPATSQPNVSGLILAGSADFKTELSQSDMFDPRLQAKILNVVDVSYGGENGFNQAIELSAEILSNVKFIQEKRLIGKFFEEISQDTGKYVFAVDDTIKALEMGAVETLIVWENLDINRFTLKNSVTNEIVIKYLNKEQEHDQSNFKDSATSGELEVQDKMPLLEWFANEYRNFGCSLEFVTNRSQEGSQFCRGFGGIGGILRYQLDIRSFDEPSDEGEFYESD; this is encoded by the coding sequence ATGGCAGATGGGCAGGAAAATGATAAGAATATCGAAATatggaaaataaagaaattgattaagGCTCTAGAAGCCGCTAAAGGAAATGGTACCAGCATGATATCCCTTATAATTCCCCCAGGTGATCAAATAGCCCGGGTCACCAAAATGCTGGCAGAAGAGTATGGAACagcttcaaatattaaaagCAGGGTAAATCGTCAGTCAGTGCTTGGTGCAATCACCTCTGCTCAGCAGAGGCTTAAGTTGTATAACAAGGTCCCACCGAATGGCCTTGTTCTCTATACTGGTACTATAATGACGGATGATGGAAAAGAGAAAAAGGTCACCTTTGACTTTACGCCTTTTAAGGCCATAAATGCTTCACTCTACCTTTGTGACAATAAATTTCATACTGAGCCCTTGACTCAACTCTTGGAATCTGATGAAAAGTTTGGGTTTATTGTCATGGATGGTAATGGGACCCTTTTTGGAACCTTAAGTGGTAATACTAGAGAAGTGCTTCACAAGTTCTCAGTTGATCTTCCAAAGAAACATGGAAGAGGAGGACAATCAGCTCTTCGATTTGCTCGTCTTCGAATGGAGAAGCGTCACAACTATGTGAGGAAGACTGCAGAGCTTGCCACTCAATTCTACATTAATCCTGCTACCAGTCAGCCGAATGTATCAGGGTTGATCCTTGCTGGGTCTGCTGACTTTAAAACGGAGCTGAGTCAATCTGATATGTTTGATCCTCGCCTCCAGGCCAAGATACTGAATGTGGTAGATGTTTCCTACGGAGGGGAAAATGGTTTCAACCAGGCTATTGAACTATCTGCTGAGATTTTGTCCAATGTTAAGTTCATACAAGAAAAGCGCTTAATAGGGAAATTCTTTGAAGAAATCAGTCAAGATACTGGAAAATATGTTTTTGCTGTGGATGATACAATAAAAGCTTTGGAGATGGGAGCTGTCGAAACATTGATAGTGTGGGAAAACTTGGATATAAATCGTTTTACACTAAAAAATAGTGTGACCAATGAGATTGTCATTAAATACTTAAACAAGGAGCAAGAGCATGACCAGAGCAACTTCAAGGATTCTGCAACGTCTGGAGAACTGGAGGTTCAAGACAAAATGCCCCTACTGGAGTGGTTTGCAAATGAATATAGAAACTTTGGCTGTTCGCTCGAGTTTGTGACAAATCGGTCCCAGGAAGGATCACAGTTCTGCCGAGGATTTGGTGGCATTGGTGGAATTCTTCGTTACCAGCTTGACATTCGATCCTTTGATGAGCCATCTGATGAAGGAGAATTTTATGAGTCAGACTAA